The proteins below are encoded in one region of Rana temporaria chromosome 2, aRanTem1.1, whole genome shotgun sequence:
- the NFE2 gene encoding transcription factor NF-E2 45 kDa subunit — protein sequence MDLTWQEIMSITELQGLDMHPDSAYNTEYGCQPPTVPFFGCSLGNNPRDSIVPNANHGMPNLDRLYLDPISPQAQQVPTLSMVSEYGPTSCTGMFMSNVSLMDCINQYASKLMPTSGVSVQDHVAMPEACANGVHSIHQPCKGQDDFESDSGLSVNFSDGESIEIENIDTQRLQSDFMEIIPPHAYQNQYHMATNPTQSFMEHNLCETQPYITSQTQELVCSKDERRAVAMQIPFPIERIINLPVEDFNELLSRYSLTESQLALVRDIRRRGKNKVAAQNCRKRKMENIVILEREIEQLRTEREGLHREREEVERVMEEVKTNLKGLQQELYGILQNQGSQFYQEDLLFKQTPDASISFPTN from the coding sequence GGGCTGGATATGCACCCAGATTCTGCATATAATACTGAATATGGATGTCAGCCACCTACAGTGCCATTTTTCGGATGCAGTCTTGGAAATAACCCAAGAGACAGTATAGTGCCAAATGCAAACCACGGCATGCCAAACTTAGATCGACTTTACCTGGACCCCATTTCTCCTCAAGCTCAGCAAGTGCCCACTCTTTCTATGGTTTCTGAATATGGCCCAACATCCTGCACAGGAATGTTCATGTCAAATGTCTCTCTAATGGATTGCATAAATCAATATGCTTCAAAGCTGATGCCTACAAGTGGGGTGAGTGTCCAAGACCATGTAGCTATGCCAGAGGCTTGTGCAAATGGAGTCCATTCcatacaccagccctgtaaaggccAAGATGATTTTGAATCAGACTCTGGCTTATCTGTAAACTTCAGCGATGGCGAATCAATTGAAATAGAGAACATAGATACACAGAGGCTGCAGTCAGACTTTATGGAAATAATTCCACCACATGCCTATCAAAACCAGTATCATATGGCTACAAACCCAACACAGTCTTTTATGGAACACAACCTGTGTGAAACCCAACCCTACATTACATCTCAAACTCAAGAATTGGTCTGCAGTAAGGATGAGCGAAGGGCAGTTGCAATGCAAATTCCATTTCCAATAGAAAGAATCATCAATCTACCTGTGGAGGACTTTAATGAACTTCTGTCACGCTACTCATTAACAGAATCACAGCTGGCTTTGGTCAGGGACATTCGTAGACGTGGGAAGAATAAAGTAGCTGCTCAAAATTGCCGCAAGCGCAAGATGGAGAACATCGTTATCTTGGAAAGGGAGATAGAGCAGTTGAGAACAGAACGAGAAGGACTGCACAGGGAACGAGAGGAGGTAGAAAGGGTCATGGAAGAAGTGAAGACCAATTTGAAAGGGCTTCAGCAGGAATTATATGGCATTTTACAAAATCAAGGCAGTCAGTTTTATCAGGAGGATCTTTTGTTCAAGCAGACACCAGATGCCAGTATTTCTTTCCCTACAAATTAG